From the Octadecabacter antarcticus 307 genome, one window contains:
- a CDS encoding EF-Tu C-terminal domain-related protein, translated as MEDGLRFAIREGGRTVGAGVVSKILA; from the coding sequence ATGGAAGATGGCCTGCGCTTCGCTATCCGCGAAGGCGGCCGCACTGTTGGTGCTGGTGTAGTCTCGAAAATTCTTGCGTAA
- the secE gene encoding preprotein translocase subunit SecE has translation MARTNPVQFIQQVRAEVGKVVWPSRREVTLTTIMVLIMATVMALFFTLVDMFIRFGLEEVLTAF, from the coding sequence ATGGCCAGAACCAACCCAGTACAGTTTATCCAGCAAGTCCGTGCAGAAGTCGGCAAGGTCGTTTGGCCATCGCGCCGCGAGGTCACGTTGACCACAATCATGGTGCTGATCATGGCGACCGTTATGGCGCTGTTTTTCACGCTGGTAGATATGTTTATCCGCTTCGGGCTTGAAGAAGTGCTTACCGCGTTCTGA
- the nusG gene encoding transcription termination/antitermination protein NusG, protein MAKRWYSVSVLSNFEKKIAETIRASVEEHGLEEQIGEVLVPTEEVIEVRRGKKVTAERRFMPGYVLVHMEMSDDGYHLINSINRVTGFLGPQGRPMPMRDAEVQQILGRVEEGQDAPRTLINFEIGEKVKVSEGPFEDFDGMVEEVDEDNQRLKVTVSIFGRATPVELEFTQVSKQG, encoded by the coding sequence ATGGCAAAACGGTGGTATTCTGTCAGTGTCCTTTCGAACTTCGAAAAGAAGATCGCAGAGACCATTCGCGCCTCCGTTGAGGAGCACGGTCTGGAAGAACAGATCGGCGAAGTTCTGGTTCCGACCGAGGAAGTGATTGAAGTCCGTCGCGGCAAGAAGGTTACAGCTGAACGTCGCTTTATGCCCGGCTATGTACTGGTTCACATGGAAATGTCGGACGATGGCTATCACCTCATCAACTCCATTAACCGCGTCACTGGTTTTCTGGGACCGCAGGGTCGCCCGATGCCGATGCGCGACGCTGAAGTGCAGCAAATTCTTGGCCGCGTCGAAGAAGGCCAAGATGCTCCGCGCACGCTTATCAACTTTGAGATTGGTGAGAAGGTCAAGGTCAGCGAAGGTCCGTTTGAGGATTTTGATGGCATGGTCGAGGAAGTGGACGAAGACAATCAGCGCCTGAAGGTGACTGTGTCGATCTTTGGCCGCGCCACACCGGTCGAACTGGAATTCACTCAGGTCTCTAAGCAGGGCTGA
- the rplK gene encoding 50S ribosomal protein L11 → MAKKVAGTMKLQVAAGKANPSPPVGPALGQRGINIMEFCKAFNAKTADLEPGAPCPTVITYYQDKSFSMEIKTPPASYFLKKAAKVKSGAKTPSRETVGTVTTKQVREIAEAKMKDLNANDIEGAMKIILGSARSMGIEVK, encoded by the coding sequence ATGGCTAAGAAAGTCGCTGGCACTATGAAGCTGCAAGTTGCAGCTGGTAAAGCCAACCCATCCCCGCCCGTAGGTCCCGCATTGGGCCAACGTGGTATCAACATCATGGAATTCTGTAAGGCGTTTAACGCCAAGACTGCAGACCTTGAGCCCGGTGCGCCGTGCCCAACTGTGATTACGTACTACCAAGACAAATCCTTCTCGATGGAAATCAAGACGCCACCTGCATCGTATTTCCTCAAGAAGGCCGCCAAGGTTAAATCTGGCGCCAAAACTCCGTCACGTGAGACGGTCGGCACTGTGACCACCAAGCAGGTTCGTGAGATTGCAGAGGCCAAAATGAAGGACCTCAATGCAAACGACATCGAAGGCGCAATGAAAATCATTCTGGGCTCTGCTCGGTCTATGGGCATCGAGGTTAAGTAA
- the rplA gene encoding 50S ribosomal protein L1 has product MAKHGKRTTAAREAFAGKALLKVAEAVALVKDNAKAKFDETIEIAVVLGVDPRHADQMVRGKIALPNGTGKTMRVAVFARGDKADEATAAGADIVGAEDLMEIVQSGKIDFDRCIATPDMMPIVGRLGKVLGPRNLMPNPKVGTVTMDVKAAVEAAKGGEVQFKAEKAGVVHAGLGKASFSAAKLEENVLAFVGAVQKAKPAGAKGTYMKKISLTSSMGPSVTLNIDNATGN; this is encoded by the coding sequence ATGGCAAAGCACGGAAAACGCACAACCGCCGCACGCGAAGCTTTCGCTGGCAAAGCACTTCTCAAAGTGGCCGAGGCTGTGGCCCTCGTCAAAGATAATGCAAAAGCGAAATTCGATGAGACCATCGAAATCGCAGTTGTTCTTGGTGTTGACCCACGTCACGCAGACCAGATGGTTCGTGGTAAAATTGCGCTGCCGAACGGCACGGGTAAGACCATGCGCGTCGCTGTGTTCGCACGTGGCGATAAGGCCGACGAAGCAACGGCAGCTGGTGCTGACATCGTCGGCGCAGAGGACCTGATGGAAATCGTGCAAAGTGGTAAGATCGATTTCGATCGCTGCATCGCCACACCTGACATGATGCCAATCGTTGGTCGGCTCGGTAAGGTTCTTGGCCCACGTAACCTGATGCCAAACCCTAAAGTCGGCACTGTCACGATGGACGTCAAAGCGGCTGTCGAAGCGGCCAAAGGTGGCGAAGTTCAGTTCAAGGCCGAAAAAGCCGGTGTTGTTCACGCAGGTCTTGGCAAAGCGTCTTTCAGCGCTGCGAAGTTGGAAGAAAACGTTCTGGCATTCGTCGGTGCGGTCCAGAAGGCTAAGCCTGCTGGCGCAAAAGGCACCTACATGAAGAAGATTTCACTGACGTCTTCTATGGGCCCAAGCGTTACGCTGAACATCGACAACGCGACTGGTAACTAA
- a CDS encoding DUF3489 domain-containing protein: MNSEAINDQTHRNPDHPPLRRGEPIWRKIGDGLGTTLVVTDAGLLAIGIEPVVVKTVAAIRKHAAEEPVPKPPTPRAGTKQAMLIGLLQAPSGATMEEIVVATGWMAHTARGAMSGALGKKLGLVVTSAKEEGRGRVYRIDLCPNFPPALRGVLGAKSLTLSGHLVDDPSL; encoded by the coding sequence TTGAATTCAGAGGCCATAAATGACCAAACTCACCGAAACCCAGACCATCCTCCTCTGCGCCGGGGCGAGCCAATTTGGCGCAAAATCGGTGACGGTCTCGGCACCACACTGGTGGTCACTGACGCTGGCCTGTTGGCGATAGGAATCGAGCCGGTGGTGGTCAAAACCGTGGCTGCCATACGCAAACATGCAGCCGAGGAACCCGTGCCCAAGCCTCCAACCCCGCGAGCCGGGACTAAACAGGCGATGCTGATCGGCCTGCTTCAGGCACCCAGCGGCGCCACCATGGAGGAAATCGTCGTGGCAACTGGCTGGATGGCACACACCGCAAGGGGGGCGATGTCGGGCGCATTGGGCAAGAAGCTGGGTTTGGTTGTGACTTCTGCGAAGGAAGAAGGCAGAGGGAGGGTCTATCGGATTGACCTGTGCCCCAATTTCCCTCCAGCTTTGCGCGGAGTCCTTGGTGCTAAATCTTTGACCTTAAGCGGCCATCTTGTCGATGATCCTTCTCTCTAA
- a CDS encoding LysR family transcriptional regulator: MNWDDLRYVLALGRAGTLVGAAASLGVHYTSVARRVKQFEDSLGTQLFDHHPREQVLTAAGEELMRVAERMEIEVIALDRKLLGKDARLSGQLRIATVDTIAMAHCKDLAEFADRHPAVELEIAAELNLHNLSKREADVAIRATKKPPEHLVGRQVAIMRFAPFAMPELIEKIDAGTPMVAWPWVHWAQQGDRPMWSPWLEQVAVGRGRVINVDNGAVFTEMVESGSCAGFLPLATAALNPALKRIGPWRPELDIPLWILTHPELRHTARIRAFMEFMGPRMKAAHQFAESEEDLV; the protein is encoded by the coding sequence ATGAACTGGGATGACCTACGATATGTTCTTGCCCTTGGCCGTGCCGGAACTCTGGTCGGGGCGGCGGCGTCTTTGGGGGTTCACTACACATCCGTGGCCCGCAGGGTGAAGCAGTTTGAGGACAGCCTGGGGACCCAACTCTTCGACCATCATCCCAGGGAGCAGGTGTTGACGGCGGCCGGTGAAGAGCTGATGCGGGTAGCCGAGCGTATGGAGATCGAGGTAATCGCGCTTGACCGGAAACTTCTGGGAAAAGACGCCCGGCTGAGTGGGCAACTGCGGATCGCAACCGTCGACACTATTGCAATGGCCCACTGCAAGGACTTGGCTGAGTTCGCCGACCGTCACCCAGCCGTGGAGCTGGAGATTGCAGCTGAACTCAACTTGCACAATCTCTCCAAGCGTGAAGCCGACGTAGCCATACGAGCTACCAAGAAGCCACCGGAACATCTGGTCGGTCGCCAAGTAGCAATAATGCGCTTTGCTCCATTCGCCATGCCGGAGCTGATCGAAAAAATCGACGCCGGAACTCCGATGGTGGCTTGGCCCTGGGTGCATTGGGCTCAACAAGGCGACCGTCCCATGTGGAGCCCCTGGCTAGAACAGGTCGCAGTGGGTAGAGGCAGGGTAATCAACGTGGACAACGGTGCCGTCTTCACTGAGATGGTGGAGAGTGGCAGTTGCGCAGGCTTCTTGCCTTTAGCGACGGCAGCCCTCAACCCTGCCTTGAAACGAATCGGCCCTTGGCGACCGGAGTTGGATATCCCCCTCTGGATTCTCACTCACCCAGAGCTGCGTCACACGGCGAGGATTCGAGCATTCATGGAGTTCATGGGGCCGCGAATGAAGGCAGCCCATCAATTCGCTGAATCTGAGGAAGACTTGGTTTAG
- a CDS encoding SRPBCC family protein, whose product MTKLTLSRTIQAPADRVWDILADFGGVHNFHPMVDTSPITNGQDTGLGAERCCELYNGTKVNEVITSFDPGRRNIGITVNQPDPPITAMTGEFTVTPLGDSGCEVLAIMEYGLIDGALGKEQIDGLRGMMEGAVESVLKGLDDHAVTGAIIGNGGMHQSSPAGATA is encoded by the coding sequence ATGACTAAGCTCACTTTATCTCGCACAATTCAGGCCCCTGCAGACCGTGTCTGGGACATCCTCGCCGACTTCGGCGGTGTGCACAACTTTCATCCGATGGTCGATACTTCCCCAATCACCAATGGTCAGGACACTGGCCTCGGCGCGGAGCGTTGCTGTGAACTTTACAACGGAACAAAGGTCAATGAAGTGATCACGTCGTTCGACCCGGGACGTCGCAACATCGGGATTACTGTCAACCAGCCTGATCCCCCGATCACCGCCATGACGGGAGAGTTCACCGTCACCCCCCTAGGCGACAGCGGCTGTGAAGTCCTAGCCATCATGGAGTACGGCCTCATAGACGGCGCGCTCGGGAAGGAACAAATTGATGGTCTGCGAGGCATGATGGAGGGCGCTGTTGAAAGCGTACTCAAAGGCCTCGACGACCACGCGGTCACCGGAGCAATCATCGGAAACGGTGGGATGCACCAGAGTTCACCGGCCGGCGCAACAGCCTGA
- a CDS encoding SRPBCC family protein: MIKVEKTVLIKAGISQVWDLVSDMGGVYKYHPLVKKSPVLSENAVGIGATRRCEFYDGNSVVEEIVELKEGKELKVALSNFSMPFKSADAIMRLEKASDKSTLVTIQMSYKMKYGVFGSILGYFMIKPIMKMTFVKVLKGLNDHVTTGKLIGEKGALLQMG; this comes from the coding sequence ATGATCAAAGTGGAAAAAACTGTACTTATTAAGGCGGGCATCAGTCAGGTGTGGGACCTCGTGTCTGATATGGGTGGTGTCTATAAGTATCACCCGCTGGTGAAAAAGTCCCCAGTATTATCGGAGAATGCCGTTGGCATCGGTGCGACAAGGAGGTGCGAATTCTATGATGGTAACTCAGTCGTCGAAGAAATTGTCGAACTGAAAGAAGGCAAAGAACTGAAGGTCGCGCTCAGTAATTTTTCAATGCCCTTTAAATCGGCGGATGCGATAATGAGATTGGAAAAAGCCAGCGATAAATCAACACTTGTTACCATTCAGATGAGCTACAAAATGAAGTATGGCGTCTTTGGATCAATCCTGGGGTATTTTATGATCAAGCCAATTATGAAAATGACGTTCGTCAAAGTACTTAAGGGATTAAATGATCATGTGACGACCGGGAAGCTGATTGGTGAGAAAGGGGCATTACTGCAGATGGGCTGA
- a CDS encoding methyltransferase family protein, producing MNPPKILPPHYFAASLIAMLTLGYFFEEPLLPDTWLLVGIAPIVMGVVIAGVAARQFTKAKTNIVPLTISTALVTNGIFTVTRNPMYVGMVAMLIGTALLLNDLWPWFVIALFWLVIRIGFVRHEETLMEQTFGEQYVEYKARVRRWL from the coding sequence ATGAACCCCCCGAAAATATTACCCCCACATTACTTTGCGGCCTCCCTGATTGCGATGCTCACACTTGGCTACTTTTTCGAGGAACCTCTGCTGCCAGACACGTGGCTCCTCGTCGGCATCGCTCCGATCGTGATGGGGGTGGTCATTGCGGGTGTGGCAGCCCGGCAGTTCACAAAAGCTAAGACCAACATCGTTCCACTGACCATATCTACCGCGCTTGTGACCAACGGTATCTTCACCGTCACACGCAATCCGATGTATGTGGGAATGGTGGCAATGCTCATTGGAACTGCTTTGTTGCTGAACGACCTGTGGCCTTGGTTTGTGATTGCGCTGTTTTGGTTGGTGATTAGAATTGGGTTCGTGCGGCACGAAGAGACCCTGATGGAGCAAACCTTTGGAGAGCAATATGTTGAGTACAAGGCGCGCGTGAGACGTTGGCTATAA
- a CDS encoding DUF1989 domain-containing protein: protein MMTDLQVVPARRGRAVRVAKGKAIQIINTHGKQVVDTWCFNADDLSEFMSMEHLHATLQGIFPTKGDALTTNRRRPILLLEEDTSPGRHDTVIAACDVHRYGMLGCQEYHDNCTDNLHAALAQLDLRAPDCPAPLNLWMNIPVEPDGKIIWGEPLSKPGDYVTLRAAIDCVVVMSTCPQDMIPINGADCKPTEVHYRLLD, encoded by the coding sequence ATGATGACAGACCTCCAGGTGGTCCCTGCACGACGCGGTCGGGCAGTCCGAGTTGCTAAAGGAAAAGCCATTCAAATCATAAATACCCATGGCAAACAGGTCGTGGACACCTGGTGTTTCAACGCTGATGACCTGTCCGAATTCATGTCGATGGAACATCTGCACGCGACGCTTCAGGGCATCTTTCCAACGAAAGGTGATGCACTAACCACAAATCGGCGGCGACCGATCCTGCTTCTGGAAGAGGACACCTCACCCGGGCGTCATGACACAGTGATCGCAGCCTGCGATGTGCACCGCTATGGCATGTTAGGGTGCCAAGAGTATCACGATAATTGTACCGACAACCTGCATGCCGCGCTGGCGCAGCTCGATCTGCGCGCGCCAGACTGCCCGGCGCCACTGAACCTGTGGATGAACATTCCCGTAGAGCCTGATGGGAAAATCATCTGGGGCGAGCCGCTCAGCAAGCCAGGGGACTATGTGACACTGCGCGCTGCAATCGACTGCGTCGTGGTCATGTCAACCTGCCCTCAGGATATGATCCCGATCAACGGGGCCGACTGCAAACCGACCGAGGTTCATTACCGACTGCTCGATTGA
- a CDS encoding DUF3489 domain-containing protein produces the protein MHQNDATHPRDPAMAGLGLVEGCCIARAVNSEATMIKLTETQTIVLSAGAQRPDNIALPLPKGLHGAAAKMAVTKMMMHGWLQKVDADLRKGELIRRETGDRHGTTLVVTEAGLLAIGIEPVVVQTIAAIRKRAAEVPALKPLTPRVGTKQAMLIAMLEAPEGTTMEAMIAATGWQAHTVRGAMSGVLRKKLGLVVTSVKEEGRGRVYRIGQRDCMIYGPVNRAVGNEPRSVCSRPR, from the coding sequence TTGCACCAGAACGATGCAACTCACCCCAGAGACCCCGCCATGGCGGGGCTTGGCCTTGTAGAAGGGTGCTGCATCGCGCGCGCCGTAAACTCAGAGGCGACCATGATCAAACTCACTGAAACCCAAACCATTGTTCTCAGCGCCGGGGCCCAGCGCCCCGACAACATCGCCCTGCCGCTGCCCAAAGGGTTGCATGGCGCGGCCGCGAAGATGGCCGTCACCAAGATGATGATGCACGGCTGGCTGCAGAAGGTCGACGCCGACCTGCGCAAGGGCGAGCTGATCCGGCGTGAAACCGGCGACCGCCATGGCACGACACTGGTGGTCACCGAGGCAGGTCTTTTGGCCATTGGGATTGAACCGGTAGTTGTGCAGACGATAGCTGCCATTCGTAAACGCGCTGCCGAGGTACCTGCGCTCAAGCCGCTAACTCCACGCGTAGGGACCAAACAGGCGATGCTGATCGCGATGCTTGAGGCCCCCGAAGGTACCACGATGGAGGCGATGATCGCCGCCACCGGCTGGCAGGCCCACACCGTGCGCGGTGCCATGTCGGGTGTTTTGCGCAAGAAACTCGGGCTGGTCGTGACCTCAGTGAAGGAGGAAGGCCGAGGGCGGGTTTATCGGATTGGCCAGCGCGACTGCATGATCTACGGCCCGGTCAATCGAGCAGTCGGTAATGAACCTCGGTCGGTTTGCAGTCGGCCCCGTTGA
- a CDS encoding terminase gpA endonuclease subunit — protein sequence MARDWLATQGSEEMLRAARNTLLGETWVESRDAPEWQRLAERREAFGTQNRQNFRPFAATAQLQPFWGSLRQNRRQACVIGQPFAFGPSSH from the coding sequence ATCGCACGGGACTGGCTGGCGACCCAAGGGTCCGAGGAGATGCTTCGCGCCGCGCGCAACACTCTGCTGGGCGAGACATGGGTCGAAAGTCGCGATGCGCCGGAATGGCAGCGGCTGGCGGAGCGGCGTGAAGCCTTCGGGACGCAAAACCGCCAGAACTTTCGGCCGTTCGCCGCAACCGCACAACTTCAACCATTTTGGGGAAGCCTTCGACAAAATCGGCGGCAAGCATGCGTAATTGGGCAGCCTTTCGCTTTTGGGCCGAGCTCCCACTAA
- a CDS encoding IS110 family transposase — translation MEYYAGLDVSLRSCALCIVDGKGTVLFERELPCEVGDIAECLLEFPHPIERVGFEAGSMSQHLFFGLTGEGFDVVCMEARQVSAALSAMRNKTDKTDARGIAQILRTGWFSPVHMKSREAHGLRALLSTRKTLLKKTIDLANEVRGLLKVFGVRLPKL, via the coding sequence ATGGAATACTATGCTGGATTAGATGTGTCATTGCGATCCTGTGCACTTTGCATTGTTGATGGCAAAGGAACGGTGCTGTTCGAGCGAGAGCTGCCTTGTGAGGTCGGTGATATCGCTGAATGCCTTTTGGAATTTCCACATCCGATTGAACGTGTTGGCTTTGAGGCTGGATCGATGAGTCAGCATCTTTTCTTTGGCCTGACCGGTGAAGGTTTTGATGTTGTCTGCATGGAGGCACGCCAAGTGAGTGCTGCTCTGTCAGCGATGAGGAATAAGACCGACAAAACAGATGCACGAGGTATCGCGCAAATATTACGCACAGGCTGGTTTAGTCCCGTCCATATGAAAAGTCGTGAGGCTCATGGCCTACGCGCGTTGCTCAGCACGCGTAAGACGCTCCTAAAGAAGACGATTGATCTAGCCAATGAAGTGCGTGGATTACTGAAGGTTTTTGGAGTCCGCCTCCCAAAACTGTGA
- a CDS encoding transposase, which produces MIEIDDVLAHALVPLLDARAVLYQHYLELDRRVKRAASQDDVCMKLMTIPGVGPIAALSFKSAVDDPTRFKRSRTVGAYFGLTPRRYQSGEHDNPGRISKSGDRDVRAVLYAAANALLMRTMASSQIKSCAARQAMPASLRGGMRLMRTKGRRRAVVAVARKLAVLMHRCWIDGSEFRQDQVGGMA; this is translated from the coding sequence ATGATCGAGATCGATGATGTTCTGGCACATGCTCTCGTGCCATTGCTCGATGCGAGGGCCGTTTTGTATCAACATTATTTGGAACTAGATCGGCGCGTTAAGAGGGCAGCCAGTCAAGATGATGTCTGCATGAAATTGATGACTATTCCTGGCGTCGGCCCTATCGCTGCGTTGAGCTTTAAATCGGCGGTTGATGATCCAACCCGTTTTAAACGATCCCGCACCGTTGGCGCATATTTTGGGCTTACACCGCGAAGATATCAGTCAGGAGAGCATGACAATCCAGGGCGGATATCCAAGTCTGGGGATCGAGACGTGCGGGCCGTTCTATATGCAGCTGCCAATGCGCTGCTTATGCGAACGATGGCAAGCTCCCAGATTAAATCTTGCGCTGCCCGGCAGGCGATGCCTGCATCGCTGAGAGGGGGCATGCGATTGATGCGCACCAAAGGACGTCGCCGCGCCGTCGTTGCTGTCGCACGTAAGTTGGCCGTCCTAATGCACCGCTGTTGGATCGATGGCTCAGAATTCCGTCAGGACCAAGTGGGAGGCATGGCATGA
- a CDS encoding helix-turn-helix transcriptional regulator, with amino-acid sequence MITKWNTQAAQIIDGIETAMFPKILSNALSNIVEFDFTVIFGYMGKARPLALYDDFPPDRRRMHVDEYQEGPYLLDPFFLAASGKVDAGVWRMSEIAPDRFYQGEYYRSYYAQTGLAEEVGLLVDVHASLTIVVSMMRKTRKFSKVEMKTLNTVWPVIDAACRRHWRDEAIHMPAVENSIERAFRKVGEGVLTPREREVVELTLRGHSADALGNLLGISSGTVRIHRKNIYAKLRISSQGELFSAFISAIAETSQGVAP; translated from the coding sequence ATGATAACCAAGTGGAATACTCAAGCCGCACAAATTATCGATGGTATCGAGACCGCAATGTTTCCAAAGATTTTGTCTAATGCTCTGAGTAATATAGTTGAATTCGACTTTACAGTCATCTTTGGTTACATGGGCAAAGCGCGCCCACTGGCACTCTATGACGATTTTCCACCAGATCGTCGACGGATGCATGTCGATGAGTATCAAGAGGGGCCGTACCTACTTGATCCGTTTTTTTTGGCCGCATCCGGAAAAGTTGATGCTGGTGTTTGGCGTATGAGTGAAATTGCTCCAGACCGATTCTACCAAGGAGAATATTACCGGAGCTACTATGCCCAGACCGGCCTCGCAGAAGAAGTTGGCCTCCTAGTGGATGTGCATGCATCTTTGACAATCGTTGTGTCCATGATGCGTAAAACGCGAAAATTCAGCAAAGTTGAGATGAAGACTTTAAATACGGTTTGGCCGGTGATTGATGCTGCTTGCCGTCGACACTGGCGCGACGAAGCGATCCACATGCCTGCAGTTGAGAACAGTATCGAACGCGCGTTTCGCAAAGTCGGAGAGGGTGTGCTAACCCCACGTGAACGGGAAGTTGTTGAACTAACATTACGGGGGCATTCGGCAGATGCACTCGGCAATTTACTTGGTATTTCCTCTGGAACTGTAAGAATTCACAGGAAAAACATTTATGCAAAGCTACGCATCAGTTCCCAAGGCGAACTCTTTTCAGCATTCATTTCCGCGATTGCTGAGACGTCTCAAGGTGTTGCCCCATAA
- a CDS encoding ABC transporter ATP-binding protein yields the protein MPQMIYDEQLIQNDVYAQQTTASSLGSVAELRGVSKNYGDVQAVSHIDLSIAPGEFLSFLGPSGCGKTTALRMLAGFEAPSVGTVLIDGEDVSGLAPYNRPVNMVFQNYALFPHLTAGQNIAYGLKQQRPKLSAGIIADKVLRALETVRLADFKDRRIWEMSGGQQQRVALARAIVNEPKLLLLDEPLAALDRKLRKEMQIELQDLQRQLGITFVLVTHDQEEALSLSDRICVMRAGEIVQIGTPRELYDHPQSRYVADFVGTSNFFEGPVTSFVGQTAEISLADGNTYGAAFTDPIEVGEIACVSIRPEQIRMGSMRTSGSLEVMILNRIFLGEHTEYLVRHAQLGNISVMSPRQSDEGLDDLKKGDTAWIDWSPEAALILKND from the coding sequence ATGCCCCAAATGATCTACGATGAACAATTAATCCAAAATGACGTATATGCGCAGCAGACGACAGCGTCTTCGCTTGGCTCTGTTGCCGAACTGCGCGGAGTTTCCAAAAATTATGGTGACGTACAGGCTGTAAGTCATATTGACCTCAGCATTGCGCCGGGGGAGTTCCTGTCGTTCCTAGGCCCTTCGGGATGTGGCAAAACCACAGCATTGCGAATGCTTGCTGGGTTTGAAGCGCCATCAGTAGGCACTGTTTTGATTGATGGTGAAGACGTTTCTGGGCTGGCGCCTTACAACCGCCCCGTCAATATGGTGTTCCAAAACTACGCCTTGTTTCCGCATCTCACCGCGGGCCAGAACATTGCTTATGGCTTAAAACAACAGCGCCCCAAATTGTCCGCGGGCATCATTGCAGATAAAGTACTGCGTGCGCTTGAAACGGTCCGACTGGCTGACTTCAAAGATAGGCGTATTTGGGAAATGTCTGGCGGTCAGCAACAACGCGTTGCGCTCGCACGTGCCATTGTGAATGAGCCGAAGTTGCTTTTATTAGATGAACCGCTTGCTGCTTTGGACAGAAAGCTCCGCAAAGAAATGCAAATTGAATTGCAGGATTTGCAACGTCAGCTTGGCATCACTTTCGTGCTTGTCACGCACGATCAGGAAGAAGCCCTGTCACTGAGCGACCGTATTTGCGTGATGCGCGCAGGCGAGATCGTGCAAATTGGCACACCCCGCGAACTTTATGATCACCCGCAAAGTCGATACGTCGCCGACTTTGTCGGAACCTCCAATTTCTTTGAAGGACCCGTTACTTCTTTCGTTGGACAAACTGCAGAAATTTCGTTGGCGGACGGCAATACCTACGGCGCAGCATTCACGGATCCAATTGAAGTCGGTGAAATTGCCTGTGTCAGCATCCGTCCGGAGCAAATTCGGATGGGCAGCATGCGTACCTCTGGTTCCTTAGAAGTTATGATCCTAAACCGGATTTTTTTAGGTGAGCATACTGAATATCTCGTCAGGCATGCGCAGCTTGGCAACATCTCTGTGATGTCACCACGACAATCAGATGAAGGCCTTGATGACTTGAAAAAGGGCGACACTGCGTGGATCGACTGGAGCCCCGAAGCTGCTTTAATTTTAAAGAACGACTAA